The following proteins are encoded in a genomic region of Hippoglossus hippoglossus isolate fHipHip1 chromosome 3, fHipHip1.pri, whole genome shotgun sequence:
- the LOC117752070 gene encoding rho guanine nucleotide exchange factor 40-like isoform X1: MFNLEDSLQETDSESLDRCIQTSLSDLYPPFQSTSSTVLCQVLSVVESSYSGDGLRYLLHFLLPAKKVLQTLQQHACCQYSGVLFRHEGWPLCVHEKVIVQLCPLDQRLLRPGDFYLLVSPAAAPPLRAHSASCRSSVASSPSLLLCSVSAGSRHVERQEVSELALRSLFSMAWLDSVNREREQRGASRLERCVLSANGDVFRVPWEDLVYPQFLSRARTARMEDHESSMKEELVSPGRDINSVTQQDVKLLPSQTNQSAASSEAEDSEGEYVELTELTLPRFSPQRGSLTQSISLQLQARTSSHNSTHTPHNTHTPHNTHTPHNKLTPHWSGVRVSSHTGLCTKLIEENFKQDTCGPFVLTPVSPPRPHPHVRCSS; this comes from the exons gaCTCTGAGTCTTTGGACCGCTGCATCCAGACGTCTCTGTCCGACCTCTACCCCCCCTTCCAGTCCACGTCCTCCACCGTCCTCTGTCAGGTCCTCAGTGTGGTGGAGAGCAGCTACAGCGGAGACGGCCTCCGCTACCtgctccacttcctgctgccCGCCAAGAAGGTCCTGCAGACACTACAGCAACATGCCTGT TGTCAGTACAGTGGAGTCTTGTTTCGTCATGAAGGCTGGCCTCTGTGTGTCCATGAGAAGGTAATCGTTCAGCTCTGTCCTCTGGACCAGCGTCTCCTGCGTCCAGGAGACTTTTATCTGCTGGTGTCTCCTgcggctgctcctcctcttcgaGCACACAGCGCCTCCTGCAGGAGCAGCGTCGCCTCCTCCCCCAGCCTGCTTTTGTGCAGTGTGTCGGCAGGCAGCCGGCATGTGGAGCGGCAGGAAGTGTCGGAGTTAGCCCTGCGGTCACTCTTCAGCATGGCCTGGCTGGACTCGGTCAACAGGGAGAGGGAGCAGCGAGGAGCGTCCAGGCTGGAGCGCTGCGTCCTCTCTGCCAATGGAGACGTCTTCAGGGTTCCCTGGGAGGACCTCGTCTACCCACAGTTCCTCAGCCGGGCCCGGACCGCCCGGATGGAGGACCACGAGTCTTCCATGAAGGAAGAGTTAGTTTCTCCAGGTCGAGATATTAACTCTGTGACCCAGCAAGATGTGAAGCTCCTCCCATCCCAAACCAACCAATCAGCTGCTAGCAGCGAGGCCGAGGACTCGGAGGGCGAGTACGTGGAGCTGACGGAGCTGACGCTGCCTCGCTTCTCGCCACAGAGGGGTTCCTTAACCCAGTCCATCAGCCTGCAGCTCCAAGCAAGGACCAGTTCAcacaactcaacacacacacctcacaacacacacacacctcacaac acacacacacctcacaacAAACTAACACCTCACTGGTCCGGTGTGCGGGTCAGTTCTCACACTGGACTTTGCACCAAACTCATCGAGGAAAACTTCAAGCAGGACACTTGTGGACCTTTTGTCCTCAcccccgtctcccccccccGACCTCACCCCCACGTCCGCTGCTCCTCCTGA
- the LOC117752070 gene encoding rho guanine nucleotide exchange factor 40-like isoform X2, giving the protein MFNLEDSLQETDSESLDRCIQTSLSDLYPPFQSTSSTVLCQVLSVVESSYSGDGLRYLLHFLLPAKKVLQTLQQHACCQYSGVLFRHEGWPLCVHEKVIVQLCPLDQRLLRPGDFYLLVSPAAAPPLRAHSASCRSSVASSPSLLLCSVSAGSRHVERQEVSELALRSLFSMAWLDSVNREREQRGASRLERCVLSANGDVFRVPWEDLVYPQFLSRARTARMEDHESSMKEELVSPGRDINSVTQQDVKLLPSQTNQSAASSEAEDSEGEYVELTELTLPRFSPQRGSLTQSISLQLQARTSSHNSTHTPHNTHTPHNKLTPHWSGVRVSSHTGLCTKLIEENFKQDTCGPFVLTPVSPPRPHPHVRCSS; this is encoded by the exons gaCTCTGAGTCTTTGGACCGCTGCATCCAGACGTCTCTGTCCGACCTCTACCCCCCCTTCCAGTCCACGTCCTCCACCGTCCTCTGTCAGGTCCTCAGTGTGGTGGAGAGCAGCTACAGCGGAGACGGCCTCCGCTACCtgctccacttcctgctgccCGCCAAGAAGGTCCTGCAGACACTACAGCAACATGCCTGT TGTCAGTACAGTGGAGTCTTGTTTCGTCATGAAGGCTGGCCTCTGTGTGTCCATGAGAAGGTAATCGTTCAGCTCTGTCCTCTGGACCAGCGTCTCCTGCGTCCAGGAGACTTTTATCTGCTGGTGTCTCCTgcggctgctcctcctcttcgaGCACACAGCGCCTCCTGCAGGAGCAGCGTCGCCTCCTCCCCCAGCCTGCTTTTGTGCAGTGTGTCGGCAGGCAGCCGGCATGTGGAGCGGCAGGAAGTGTCGGAGTTAGCCCTGCGGTCACTCTTCAGCATGGCCTGGCTGGACTCGGTCAACAGGGAGAGGGAGCAGCGAGGAGCGTCCAGGCTGGAGCGCTGCGTCCTCTCTGCCAATGGAGACGTCTTCAGGGTTCCCTGGGAGGACCTCGTCTACCCACAGTTCCTCAGCCGGGCCCGGACCGCCCGGATGGAGGACCACGAGTCTTCCATGAAGGAAGAGTTAGTTTCTCCAGGTCGAGATATTAACTCTGTGACCCAGCAAGATGTGAAGCTCCTCCCATCCCAAACCAACCAATCAGCTGCTAGCAGCGAGGCCGAGGACTCGGAGGGCGAGTACGTGGAGCTGACGGAGCTGACGCTGCCTCGCTTCTCGCCACAGAGGGGTTCCTTAACCCAGTCCATCAGCCTGCAGCTCCAAGCAAGGACCAGTTCAcacaactcaacacacacacctcacaacacacacaca cctcacaacAAACTAACACCTCACTGGTCCGGTGTGCGGGTCAGTTCTCACACTGGACTTTGCACCAAACTCATCGAGGAAAACTTCAAGCAGGACACTTGTGGACCTTTTGTCCTCAcccccgtctcccccccccGACCTCACCCCCACGTCCGCTGCTCCTCCTGA
- the LOC117752455 gene encoding X-linked retinitis pigmentosa GTPase regulator-interacting protein 1-like has translation MEEKREEGELMKRQDRKHDTLGSVDEAVEKEEEEETHTAEEGEDMEKEEDEGEAMDREEELEEEEAEELELEEEVQVIIVKQSQERREEEEVMREEERGKDKDEEQRGKERGRQTHIDKEATHSEDSYSENNTLHTHCEDSYSENIHGTPSEGSNALPTHSKDSYSENPASPTLSKDYYSENPSSPTLSKDSYSENFSEQPLPRTLILKTHYKHSLRTLILKTHYKHSLRILF, from the exons atggaggaaaagagggaagagggagagctGATGAAGAGACAGGATAGGAAGCATGACACGTTAGGTTCAGTGGATGAGGCTgtagagaaggaggaggaggaggagacacatactgctgaggagggagaagacatggagaaggaggaagatgaaggtgaagCGATGGATCGAGAGGaagagttggaggaggaggaggcagaggagctggagctaGAGGAAGAAGTTCAGGTTATAATTGTGAAGCAAAGTCAAgaaagaagggaagaggaggaagtgatgagagaagaggagagaggaaaagataaagatgaagaacagagaggaaaagagagaggtcGACAAACGCACATCGATAAAGAAGCCACACACTCTGAAgactcttattctgaaaataacacactgcacacacactgtgaagactcttattctgaaaacaTACATGGCACACCCTCTGAAGGGTCCAATGCACTACCAACACACTCCAAGGactcttattctgaaaaccCTGCCTCACCAACACTGTCCAAGGACTATTATTCTGAAA acccTTCCTCACCAACACTGTCCAAGGactcttattctgaaaac TTTTCAGAACAACCACTTCCAAGAactcttattctgaaaaccCACTACAAACACTCTCTGAGGactcttattctgaaaaccCACTACAAACACTCTCTGAGGATCTTATTCTGA
- the LOC117752070 gene encoding rho guanine nucleotide exchange factor 40-like isoform X3 produces the protein MDSESLDRCIQTSLSDLYPPFQSTSSTVLCQVLSVVESSYSGDGLRYLLHFLLPAKKVLQTLQQHACCQYSGVLFRHEGWPLCVHEKVIVQLCPLDQRLLRPGDFYLLVSPAAAPPLRAHSASCRSSVASSPSLLLCSVSAGSRHVERQEVSELALRSLFSMAWLDSVNREREQRGASRLERCVLSANGDVFRVPWEDLVYPQFLSRARTARMEDHESSMKEELVSPGRDINSVTQQDVKLLPSQTNQSAASSEAEDSEGEYVELTELTLPRFSPQRGSLTQSISLQLQARTSSHNSTHTPHNTHTPHNTHTPHNKLTPHWSGVRVSSHTGLCTKLIEENFKQDTCGPFVLTPVSPPRPHPHVRCSS, from the exons gaCTCTGAGTCTTTGGACCGCTGCATCCAGACGTCTCTGTCCGACCTCTACCCCCCCTTCCAGTCCACGTCCTCCACCGTCCTCTGTCAGGTCCTCAGTGTGGTGGAGAGCAGCTACAGCGGAGACGGCCTCCGCTACCtgctccacttcctgctgccCGCCAAGAAGGTCCTGCAGACACTACAGCAACATGCCTGT TGTCAGTACAGTGGAGTCTTGTTTCGTCATGAAGGCTGGCCTCTGTGTGTCCATGAGAAGGTAATCGTTCAGCTCTGTCCTCTGGACCAGCGTCTCCTGCGTCCAGGAGACTTTTATCTGCTGGTGTCTCCTgcggctgctcctcctcttcgaGCACACAGCGCCTCCTGCAGGAGCAGCGTCGCCTCCTCCCCCAGCCTGCTTTTGTGCAGTGTGTCGGCAGGCAGCCGGCATGTGGAGCGGCAGGAAGTGTCGGAGTTAGCCCTGCGGTCACTCTTCAGCATGGCCTGGCTGGACTCGGTCAACAGGGAGAGGGAGCAGCGAGGAGCGTCCAGGCTGGAGCGCTGCGTCCTCTCTGCCAATGGAGACGTCTTCAGGGTTCCCTGGGAGGACCTCGTCTACCCACAGTTCCTCAGCCGGGCCCGGACCGCCCGGATGGAGGACCACGAGTCTTCCATGAAGGAAGAGTTAGTTTCTCCAGGTCGAGATATTAACTCTGTGACCCAGCAAGATGTGAAGCTCCTCCCATCCCAAACCAACCAATCAGCTGCTAGCAGCGAGGCCGAGGACTCGGAGGGCGAGTACGTGGAGCTGACGGAGCTGACGCTGCCTCGCTTCTCGCCACAGAGGGGTTCCTTAACCCAGTCCATCAGCCTGCAGCTCCAAGCAAGGACCAGTTCAcacaactcaacacacacacctcacaacacacacacacctcacaac acacacacacctcacaacAAACTAACACCTCACTGGTCCGGTGTGCGGGTCAGTTCTCACACTGGACTTTGCACCAAACTCATCGAGGAAAACTTCAAGCAGGACACTTGTGGACCTTTTGTCCTCAcccccgtctcccccccccGACCTCACCCCCACGTCCGCTGCTCCTCCTGA